In the Clupea harengus chromosome 16, Ch_v2.0.2, whole genome shotgun sequence genome, one interval contains:
- the mrps33 gene encoding 28S ribosomal protein S33, mitochondrial isoform X1 → MLLVALHHSSSFWKLRTSFMAGLSNYAVRMARLSARIFGDVVRPTDTKSMKVVQLFKEQPMAQRKEVYDWYPQHRIYYAMTQKLRYMGLFRDEHEDFKEEMRRLRKLRGKGKPKKGEGKRATKKK, encoded by the exons ATGCTGCTCGTGGCACTGCATCATTCATCCAGTTTCTGGAAACTAAGAACTTCTT TTATGGCTGGTCTCTCAAACTACGCTGTGCGCATGGCGCGTCTCAGCGCGCGGATATTTGGAGACGTTGTGCGTCCAACTGATACCAAGTCAATGAAGGTAGTGCAGCTTTTCAAGGAACAGCCAATGGCCCAAAGAAAAGAGGTATATGACTGGTATCCGCAACACAGAATCTACTATGCTATGACCCAGAAGTTGAGATACATGGGACTGTTCAG GGATGAGCATGAGGACTTCAAAGAGGAGATGCGGCGACTCCGGAAGCTACGAGGAAAAGGGAAACCTAAAAAGGGAGAAGGCAAGAGGGCCACAAAGAAGAAATAA
- the mrps33 gene encoding 28S ribosomal protein S33, mitochondrial isoform X2, whose amino-acid sequence MAGLSNYAVRMARLSARIFGDVVRPTDTKSMKVVQLFKEQPMAQRKEVYDWYPQHRIYYAMTQKLRYMGLFRDEHEDFKEEMRRLRKLRGKGKPKKGEGKRATKKK is encoded by the exons ATGGCTGGTCTCTCAAACTACGCTGTGCGCATGGCGCGTCTCAGCGCGCGGATATTTGGAGACGTTGTGCGTCCAACTGATACCAAGTCAATGAAGGTAGTGCAGCTTTTCAAGGAACAGCCAATGGCCCAAAGAAAAGAGGTATATGACTGGTATCCGCAACACAGAATCTACTATGCTATGACCCAGAAGTTGAGATACATGGGACTGTTCAG GGATGAGCATGAGGACTTCAAAGAGGAGATGCGGCGACTCCGGAAGCTACGAGGAAAAGGGAAACCTAAAAAGGGAGAAGGCAAGAGGGCCACAAAGAAGAAATAA